The Thermus brockianus genome window below encodes:
- a CDS encoding MFS transporter, whose amino-acid sequence MLALALLRDTRYRTYWLALFTSQMGTWMQAAAQGWLVLLLTGSAERLGLVVALQFLPSLLFSLPAGVLADRYPKRHLLLLTQGGMMLLAFLMALLILTGWVRYGHVLLFAFLYGALNAMDLPVRQSFTVELAGRERYPGAIALNSFGFNLSRLLGPALAGLLIAGFGVGMAYLANALSFLPLLLVLRGVPPGPAAGEGDGRFLREALEGVRFVLENPLVRRVVGLVLFASLLGMNFQTLVPAYARLVLGLSATGYGFLVSSVGVGALGAALVMAFTGRPRPGRLLLGVFALALAHLGLFLPQASWVPLFLALGGFGMISVLINANTLVQLSVPDRLRGRVMAVYSLVMLGTGPLGAYLTGLLFELLGGRLAALALGGGVFLVGLYQLRPWPKGASPPA is encoded by the coding sequence GTGCTGGCCCTCGCCCTTCTCCGGGACACCCGCTACCGCACCTACTGGTTGGCCCTCTTCACCTCCCAGATGGGCACCTGGATGCAGGCGGCGGCCCAGGGTTGGCTGGTCCTCCTCCTCACGGGAAGTGCGGAACGGCTCGGCCTGGTGGTGGCCCTGCAGTTTTTGCCCTCCTTGCTCTTCTCCCTCCCCGCCGGGGTCCTGGCGGACCGCTACCCCAAGCGCCACCTCCTCCTCCTCACCCAGGGGGGCATGATGCTTCTGGCCTTCCTCATGGCCCTTCTCATCCTCACCGGCTGGGTGCGCTACGGCCACGTGCTCCTCTTCGCCTTCCTCTACGGGGCCCTGAACGCCATGGACCTGCCCGTACGCCAGAGCTTCACCGTGGAGTTGGCGGGCCGGGAACGCTACCCGGGGGCCATCGCCCTCAACTCCTTCGGCTTCAATCTAAGCCGCCTCTTAGGACCAGCCTTGGCCGGTCTCCTCATCGCAGGTTTTGGCGTGGGCATGGCCTATCTGGCCAACGCCCTGTCCTTTCTCCCCCTCCTTTTGGTCCTCCGGGGCGTACCCCCGGGCCCCGCGGCCGGGGAGGGGGACGGCCGCTTCCTCCGGGAGGCCCTGGAGGGGGTGCGCTTTGTCCTGGAAAACCCCCTGGTGCGAAGGGTGGTGGGGCTTGTGCTCTTTGCCAGCCTCCTGGGCATGAACTTCCAGACCCTGGTGCCCGCCTACGCCCGCCTGGTCCTGGGGCTTTCCGCTACGGGCTACGGCTTCCTGGTCTCCAGCGTGGGGGTGGGGGCCTTGGGGGCCGCCTTGGTCATGGCCTTCACGGGAAGGCCCAGGCCAGGCCGCCTTCTCCTGGGGGTCTTCGCCCTGGCCCTGGCCCACCTGGGGCTTTTCCTGCCCCAGGCCTCCTGGGTGCCCCTCTTCCTCGCCCTGGGGGGGTTTGGCATGATCTCCGTCCTCATCAACGCCAATACCCTGGTGCAGCTCTCCGTGCCCGACCGCCTTAGGGGCCGGGTCATGGCGGTCTACAGCCTGGTCATGCTGGGCACCGGCCCCCTGGGGGCCTACCTCACGGGGCTTCTCTTTGAGCTTCTGGGGGGGCGGCTGGCCGCCTTAGCCTTGGGCGGGGGGGTGTTCCTGGTGGGCCTTTACCAGCTCCGGCCCTGGCCTAAGGGCGCCAGTCCGCCGGCCTAG
- a CDS encoding site-2 protease family protein codes for MFGRGFPLFRLLGIPIHLDPSFLLVLPLLAFLIGSNLPLYLELFGLPQDPGLLMGPWPFLLGLLAALGLFLSVLLHELGHALTARRYGVETRRITLWLLGGMAQMERLPKEPRRELAVALAGPLVSFALALLFRLGRVEAGALGFLTHYLALVNLMLGLFNLLPALPLDGGRVYRALLALRKPYLQATRQAAALSQAVALALGLFGLVVFNPFLILIAFFVYMASRAEAESTLLAQALEGLKVRDLMTQDPLTVPPELSVREVLGLALAHRVSGFPVVEGERVLGVVGLEGLDGADPQAPVGRYLQPPLVLSPEEEALTALERMAERNYTRALVVEGGRLLGILSKTDLLRAFQVRLLGLSRP; via the coding sequence ATGTTCGGCCGTGGGTTTCCCCTTTTCCGCCTCCTGGGGATCCCCATCCACCTGGACCCCTCCTTCCTCCTGGTCCTCCCCCTGCTGGCCTTCCTCATCGGTAGCAACCTGCCCCTTTACCTGGAGCTCTTCGGCCTACCCCAGGACCCTGGGCTTCTGATGGGTCCTTGGCCCTTCCTCCTGGGCCTTCTGGCCGCCTTGGGGCTTTTCCTCTCCGTGCTCCTGCACGAGCTAGGGCACGCCCTGACCGCCCGGCGCTACGGGGTGGAGACCCGGCGCATCACCCTATGGCTTCTGGGGGGCATGGCCCAGATGGAACGGCTCCCCAAGGAGCCCCGGAGGGAACTGGCCGTGGCCCTGGCAGGGCCTCTGGTGAGCTTCGCCCTGGCCCTCCTCTTCCGCCTGGGCCGGGTGGAGGCGGGGGCCTTGGGCTTCCTCACCCACTACCTGGCCCTGGTGAACCTCATGCTGGGCCTTTTCAACCTCCTCCCCGCCCTGCCCCTGGACGGGGGTCGGGTCTACCGGGCCCTCCTGGCCCTGCGCAAGCCCTACCTGCAGGCCACCCGCCAGGCGGCCGCCCTAAGCCAGGCGGTGGCCCTGGCCCTGGGGCTCTTTGGCCTGGTGGTCTTCAACCCCTTCCTGATCCTCATCGCCTTCTTCGTGTACATGGCCTCGAGGGCCGAGGCTGAGTCCACCCTCCTGGCCCAGGCCCTGGAAGGCCTCAAGGTGCGTGACCTGATGACCCAAGACCCCCTCACCGTTCCCCCCGAGCTGAGCGTCCGGGAGGTACTGGGGCTGGCGCTAGCCCACCGGGTCTCGGGCTTCCCCGTGGTGGAGGGGGAAAGGGTTTTGGGAGTGGTGGGGCTGGAAGGGCTGGACGGGGCCGACCCCCAAGCCCCCGTGGGCCGCTACCTCCAACCCCCCCTGGTCCTCTCCCCCGAGGAGGAAGCCCTTACCGCCTTGGAGCGGATGGCGGAAAGAAACTACACCCGGGCCCTGGTGGTGGAAGGGGGGCGCCTCCTGGGCATCCTCAGCAAGACGGATCTCCTGAGGGCCTTCCAGGTAAGGCTTCTCGGCCTCTCCCGGCCTTGA
- a CDS encoding MraY family glycosyltransferase: MTELLRRIGIAEPSGTGWLTVVFAFLLALFFTWRFIPQVRRFALKVGWADQPNERRLNREPLPNAGGLAVYAGVVLALVAAAFLRPILVEQVLIQVLAILLGGAWLVLVGFIDDQFGLPPLFRLFVQTLAALLLMAVGVRFEAAFGTPLDPALGLFLTWLWVVGITNALNLMDGLDGLAGGIAFISAMSLLFVSAQFPYWAAGTLVLAALGGAALGFLRHNLHPSRIILGDAGAYFLGYTLAATALLGNLKLTTFLGLLPPALFLLLPILDTTQVVVRRLLKGQNPLATPGKDHLHHRLLARGLSQRRVAFVLWGVALLFNLLAMVYLGMPKEAILASLLATVAGLSWVTYRRLRALWRGE; the protein is encoded by the coding sequence ATGACCGAGCTCCTCCGCCGCATCGGCATCGCCGAGCCCTCGGGCACGGGCTGGCTCACCGTGGTCTTCGCCTTCCTGCTGGCCCTCTTCTTCACCTGGCGCTTCATCCCCCAGGTGCGCCGCTTTGCCCTCAAGGTGGGCTGGGCCGACCAGCCCAACGAAAGGCGGCTCAACCGCGAGCCCCTGCCCAACGCCGGGGGGCTGGCCGTCTACGCCGGCGTGGTCCTGGCCCTGGTGGCCGCGGCCTTCCTAAGGCCCATCCTGGTGGAACAGGTCCTCATCCAGGTGCTGGCCATCCTCCTCGGGGGGGCCTGGCTGGTCCTGGTGGGCTTCATTGACGACCAGTTCGGCCTGCCGCCCCTCTTCCGCCTCTTCGTGCAGACCCTGGCCGCCCTCCTCCTCATGGCCGTGGGGGTGCGTTTTGAGGCCGCCTTCGGCACCCCCCTGGACCCGGCCCTGGGCCTCTTCCTCACCTGGCTCTGGGTGGTGGGCATCACCAACGCCCTGAACCTCATGGACGGCCTGGATGGCCTGGCAGGGGGCATTGCCTTCATCAGCGCCATGAGCCTCCTCTTCGTGAGCGCCCAGTTCCCCTACTGGGCCGCGGGCACCCTGGTCCTGGCCGCCCTGGGGGGGGCGGCCCTGGGGTTTTTGCGGCACAACCTGCATCCCAGCCGCATCATCCTGGGGGATGCCGGGGCCTACTTCCTGGGCTACACCCTGGCGGCCACCGCCCTTTTGGGCAACCTCAAGCTCACCACCTTCCTGGGCCTCCTGCCCCCGGCCCTCTTCCTCCTCCTGCCCATCCTGGACACCACCCAGGTGGTGGTGCGCCGCCTCCTCAAGGGGCAAAACCCCCTGGCCACCCCCGGAAAGGACCACCTCCACCACCGCCTCCTGGCCCGGGGGCTCTCCCAGCGGCGGGTGGCCTTCGTCCTCTGGGGGGTGGCCCTCCTTTTCAACCTGCTGGCCATGGTCTACCTGGGAATGCCTAAAGAAGCCATCCTGGCAAGCCTTCTGGCCACCGTGGCCGGCCTGAGCTGGGTGACCTACCGCCGGCTACGCGCCCTTTGGAGGGGGGAATGA
- a CDS encoding TAXI family TRAP transporter solute-binding subunit has product MKKAFILIGLALLGLALAQKPRVVIGTGSTGGVFFYYGTAMADILNKAGVVEAQPVQTGGSYDNLQLLRDRTGGGTYYCALTTTDSAYVAYTGEEPRFKDRPAKAQRVLFYMYPSFIHIVTTEKAGIKVVQDLKGKRVSTGQPGSSTENLALLVLQGAGVKVESFAKRERLPVAEGAKALAEGTLDAFFWVGGVPTSSIVELSQTLARKGDRVYLVPVDPKSTTAQVVMKRFPGLVDTYTVPKSVYNTRTDVPGLATGNVVVCPESLPAEAGYAMVKAVFENLDTLRTAVAAAKDTSLEATAKLYGKLPIPFHPGAERYLKEKGLIK; this is encoded by the coding sequence ATGAAGAAAGCCTTTATACTCATCGGTCTTGCGCTTCTGGGCCTGGCCCTGGCCCAGAAGCCCAGGGTGGTCATCGGCACCGGGAGCACCGGCGGCGTCTTCTTCTACTACGGCACCGCCATGGCCGACATCCTCAACAAGGCCGGGGTGGTGGAGGCCCAGCCGGTGCAGACCGGGGGGTCTTACGACAACCTGCAACTCCTGCGCGACCGCACGGGGGGCGGCACCTACTACTGCGCCCTCACCACCACGGACTCCGCCTACGTGGCCTATACCGGGGAGGAGCCCCGCTTCAAGGATCGGCCCGCCAAGGCCCAGCGGGTCCTCTTCTACATGTACCCCTCCTTCATCCACATCGTGACCACGGAGAAGGCGGGCATCAAGGTGGTGCAGGACCTGAAGGGCAAGCGGGTCTCCACTGGCCAGCCCGGTTCCAGCACGGAGAACCTGGCCCTTCTGGTCCTCCAGGGGGCAGGGGTGAAGGTGGAGAGCTTCGCCAAGCGGGAGCGCCTGCCCGTGGCCGAGGGGGCCAAGGCCCTGGCCGAAGGCACCCTGGACGCCTTCTTCTGGGTGGGGGGCGTGCCCACCAGCTCCATCGTGGAGCTCTCCCAGACCCTGGCCCGCAAGGGGGACCGGGTGTACCTCGTCCCCGTGGACCCCAAGAGCACCACCGCCCAGGTGGTCATGAAGCGCTTCCCCGGGCTGGTGGACACCTACACCGTGCCCAAGAGCGTCTACAACACCCGCACGGATGTGCCGGGTCTGGCCACGGGCAACGTGGTGGTCTGCCCCGAAAGCCTCCCCGCCGAGGCCGGCTACGCCATGGTCAAGGCGGTCTTTGAGAACCTGGACACCCTGCGCACCGCCGTGGCCGCGGCCAAGGACACCAGCCTCGAGGCCACCGCCAAGCTCTACGGCAAGCTCCCCATCCCCTTCCACCCGGGGGCCGAGCGCTACCTGAAGGAGAAGGGCCTCATCAAGTAG
- a CDS encoding S1C family serine protease yields MNLGRSFVGFLVLSLMAGAVLWWGLGNGQTQRPQASQAAPAEAGLLEYERNTVEIVERYGDGVVYVGVVARPQNVQLPPGFEFFAPFLPPQEGTGSGFVIDKEGYILTNYHVVEGASRITVKFHNDPKEYTARLVGAAPPLDLALLRVDAPREKLVPLVLGDSDRIRVGQKAIAMGNPFGLEFTVTQGIVSAIRENPGAIGDDSGLVPQVIQTDAAINPGNSGGPLLNSRGEVIGINTAIFTPTGQMGAAQFAGVGFALPINLVKQYLPELRAGKTLTAEAIIRSRPRLGVALIPLSVYPERLRQQYNLPASGLMVQEVERNSPAERAGLRPPTRFAYVQLASGETLQVGVDGDVLLKADGVALTSIAQLRQVLYAKKPNEAVVLEVWRQGRTLTLKVVPQVLR; encoded by the coding sequence ATGAACCTCGGGCGTTCTTTCGTGGGTTTTCTGGTGCTCTCCCTCATGGCCGGGGCGGTGCTCTGGTGGGGGCTTGGGAACGGGCAGACCCAGCGTCCCCAGGCTTCCCAGGCGGCCCCTGCCGAGGCCGGGCTTCTGGAGTACGAGCGCAACACCGTGGAAATCGTGGAGCGCTACGGGGACGGAGTGGTGTACGTAGGGGTGGTGGCCCGCCCCCAGAACGTGCAGCTTCCCCCGGGGTTTGAGTTCTTTGCCCCCTTCCTGCCTCCCCAGGAGGGCACGGGCTCAGGGTTCGTCATTGACAAGGAGGGCTACATCCTCACCAACTACCACGTGGTGGAGGGGGCAAGCCGCATCACGGTGAAGTTCCACAACGACCCTAAGGAGTACACCGCCCGCCTGGTGGGGGCAGCCCCGCCCCTGGACCTAGCCCTCCTGCGGGTGGACGCCCCTCGGGAGAAGCTGGTGCCTCTGGTCCTAGGGGACTCGGACCGCATCCGCGTGGGGCAGAAGGCCATCGCCATGGGTAACCCCTTTGGCCTGGAGTTCACCGTGACTCAGGGGATTGTCTCCGCCATCCGCGAGAACCCCGGGGCCATCGGGGATGACTCCGGCCTGGTGCCCCAGGTGATCCAGACGGATGCCGCCATCAACCCTGGCAACTCCGGTGGGCCCCTCCTCAACTCCCGGGGGGAGGTGATCGGCATCAACACCGCCATCTTCACCCCCACGGGCCAGATGGGGGCGGCCCAGTTCGCCGGGGTGGGCTTCGCCCTGCCCATCAACCTGGTGAAGCAGTACCTGCCGGAGCTTAGGGCGGGCAAGACCCTCACCGCTGAGGCCATCATCCGCTCCCGGCCCCGGCTTGGGGTTGCCCTCATCCCCCTCTCCGTGTACCCGGAGAGGCTACGCCAGCAGTACAACCTGCCCGCAAGCGGCCTCATGGTGCAGGAGGTGGAGCGAAATAGCCCCGCCGAGCGGGCTGGCCTCCGCCCCCCCACCCGCTTCGCCTACGTCCAGCTGGCCAGCGGGGAGACCCTCCAGGTGGGGGTGGACGGGGATGTGCTCCTCAAGGCGGATGGGGTGGCCCTCACCTCCATCGCCCAGCTACGCCAGGTCCTCTACGCCAAGAAGCCCAATGAGGCGGTGGTCCTCGAGGTCTGGCGCCAGGGCCGCACCCTCACCCTGAAGGTGGTCCCCCAGGTCCTCCGCTAG
- the wecB gene encoding non-hydrolyzing UDP-N-acetylglucosamine 2-epimerase, with product MKRVVLAFGTRPEATKMAPVYLALKDLPHLKPLVLLTGQHREQLRQALSLFGIQEDRNLDVMQERQALPDLAARILPQAARALEEMRADYVLVHGDTLTTFAVAWAAFLVGLPVGHVEAGLRSGNLKEPFPEEANRRLTDVLTDLDFAPTPLAKANLLREGKGEEGILVTGQTGVDAVLLAARLGRLPQGLPPGPYVTVTMHRRENWPLLPELARALKRVAEAFPELTFVYPVHLNPVVREAVFPVLKGVRNFVLLDPLEYGPMAALMRESLLLVTDSGGLQEEGAALGVPVVVLRNVTERPEGLEAGILKLAGTEPEGVYRTVKGLLEDPQALARMRAAPNPYGDGKAGQRVAQGVAWRLGLGPRPADWRP from the coding sequence ATGAAGCGGGTCGTCCTGGCCTTCGGTACCCGGCCCGAGGCCACCAAGATGGCCCCGGTCTACCTGGCCCTCAAGGACCTACCCCACCTCAAGCCCCTGGTCCTCCTCACCGGCCAGCACCGGGAGCAGCTTAGACAGGCCCTTTCCCTTTTCGGCATCCAGGAGGACCGCAATCTGGATGTAATGCAAGAACGCCAGGCCCTCCCCGACCTGGCCGCCCGCATCCTGCCCCAGGCGGCCCGGGCCCTGGAGGAGATGCGGGCGGACTACGTGCTGGTCCACGGGGACACCCTCACCACCTTCGCCGTGGCCTGGGCCGCCTTCCTGGTGGGCCTGCCCGTGGGCCACGTGGAGGCGGGCCTGAGGAGCGGCAACCTCAAGGAGCCCTTCCCCGAGGAGGCCAACCGCCGCCTCACCGATGTGCTCACCGACCTGGACTTCGCCCCCACCCCCCTGGCCAAGGCCAACCTCCTCAGGGAGGGCAAAGGGGAGGAGGGCATCCTGGTCACGGGGCAGACGGGGGTGGACGCCGTGCTCCTGGCCGCCCGCCTAGGCCGCCTCCCCCAGGGGCTCCCCCCGGGGCCCTACGTGACCGTCACCATGCACCGGCGGGAGAACTGGCCCCTTCTTCCAGAGCTGGCCCGGGCCCTCAAACGGGTGGCCGAGGCCTTCCCCGAGCTCACCTTCGTCTACCCCGTGCACCTGAACCCCGTGGTGCGGGAGGCGGTCTTCCCCGTGCTGAAGGGGGTGAGGAACTTCGTCCTCCTGGACCCCCTGGAGTACGGCCCCATGGCCGCCCTCATGCGGGAAAGCCTCCTCCTGGTCACCGACTCCGGGGGGCTACAGGAGGAGGGGGCCGCCCTGGGGGTGCCGGTGGTGGTGTTGCGCAACGTGACCGAAAGGCCTGAGGGGCTGGAGGCGGGCATCCTCAAGCTGGCGGGCACCGAGCCCGAAGGGGTCTACCGCACGGTGAAGGGCCTCCTGGAAGACCCCCAGGCCCTGGCCCGCATGCGGGCCGCCCCCAACCCCTACGGGGACGGCAAGGCCGGGCAAAGGGTGGCCCAGGGGGTGGCCTGGCGGCTCGGCCTTGGGCCTAGGCCGGCGGACTGGCGCCCTTAG
- the upp gene encoding uracil phosphoribosyltransferase, with protein MRITLVDHPLVQHKLAHLRDKRTGPKDFRELAEELSLLMAYEAMRDLELTEATVETPVASARVKVLSGKKLALVAILRAGLVMVEGILKLVPHARVGHIGLYRDPESLKPVQYYAKLPPDIAERRVFLLDPMLATGGSASHALSLLKERGASGIKLMCIIAAPEGLERIAKDHPDTEVVVAAIDERLNDHGYIVPGLGDAGDRIYGTK; from the coding sequence ATGAGGATCACCCTGGTGGACCACCCCTTGGTCCAGCACAAGCTGGCCCACCTGCGGGACAAGCGCACCGGCCCCAAGGACTTCCGGGAGCTCGCCGAGGAGCTTTCCCTCCTCATGGCCTACGAGGCCATGCGGGACCTGGAGCTCACCGAGGCCACCGTGGAAACCCCCGTGGCTAGCGCCCGGGTCAAGGTCCTCTCCGGCAAGAAGCTCGCCCTGGTGGCCATCCTCCGGGCGGGGCTCGTCATGGTGGAGGGCATCCTCAAGCTCGTGCCCCACGCCCGGGTGGGGCACATTGGGCTCTACCGCGACCCCGAGTCCCTCAAGCCCGTGCAGTACTACGCCAAGCTCCCCCCGGACATCGCCGAGCGCCGGGTCTTCCTCCTGGACCCCATGCTGGCCACCGGGGGAAGCGCCAGCCATGCCCTTTCCCTGTTGAAGGAACGGGGGGCCAGCGGCATCAAGCTCATGTGCATCATCGCCGCCCCCGAGGGGCTGGAGCGCATCGCCAAGGACCACCCCGACACCGAGGTGGTGGTGGCGGCCATTGACGAGCGCCTCAACGACCACGGCTACATCGTCCCGGGCCTGGGGGACGCCGGGGACCGCATCTACGGGACGAAATGA
- a CDS encoding TRAP transporter permease translates to MELERPTTPETPLARLTRWVLILGALYSLYLVLHPFTPLARAEIPILDIVQLQRSTHVLFLLLGGYLVSFYLPRKRTLGAWIYALFTLVPLYNFLFPSVPGVSLPWEAKAVGLLYWGVAVLPALLPGLKRPADLLAVLLALFPTLYQLRYFEELVYRAVLPQPWDMAMSFGLIMLVLGLVYRLLGPVMPVLVLFFFSYNLYANLFPGAFKGSPQGIDLLLGKTFNETEAGIYGLITGVSAKYLVYFTLLSGMIGALGLGRVVANYALALVGKHPATPGRVTGVASVFMGMFSGSGAADTQFVAALTKPLYERAGYERLIAAGLVATAGTIALITPPVLGSIAFIMVEILQIPLLKVIVMTIGPALLYLTTVLAFNEFYARKAGLKAVAPELGMSRRRYLLRYGFIFLPILLIVAMLYLGYEVRTAASLALVLFIVLTYLDPTLRPRGVGPVLEGLAEGFRTLLPIGTAVTAANLIFAMMVISGLPSKFSQLLQQVSGESLLLATLITAVFSLVLGMGVPPTATYVLTSALTAPAIIALAKENGIPESAAIFATHMFLFYYAVLADVTPPVALSAYAASSVFGTNPLQTGVYAARVALSKYLVGFFFLLSYSGTALLIVPVLENSPPAEAWAMILERFLSVAAGIIYLSASGAGYTRRPLRRWEAWTLGLLAVMLFVPYGPLNLLAFLLGLPFFFKGLTPAGKGA, encoded by the coding sequence ATGGAACTGGAACGCCCCACAACCCCTGAAACCCCCTTGGCCCGGCTCACCCGCTGGGTGCTGATCCTGGGGGCCCTCTACAGCCTCTACCTGGTCCTCCACCCCTTCACCCCCCTGGCCAGGGCGGAGATCCCCATCCTGGACATCGTCCAGCTACAGCGGAGCACCCACGTGCTCTTCCTCCTCTTAGGAGGGTACCTGGTCTCCTTCTACCTGCCCAGGAAGCGCACCCTGGGCGCCTGGATCTACGCGCTTTTCACCCTGGTCCCCCTCTACAACTTCCTCTTCCCCAGCGTGCCCGGGGTCAGCCTCCCCTGGGAGGCCAAGGCGGTGGGCCTCCTCTACTGGGGGGTGGCGGTCCTGCCGGCCCTTCTGCCCGGCCTGAAGCGCCCCGCCGACCTCCTGGCGGTCCTCCTGGCCCTCTTCCCTACCCTGTACCAGCTCCGCTACTTTGAGGAGCTGGTCTACCGGGCGGTGCTGCCCCAGCCCTGGGACATGGCCATGTCCTTCGGCCTCATCATGCTGGTCCTGGGGCTGGTGTACCGGCTTCTGGGCCCGGTGATGCCGGTCCTGGTCCTCTTCTTCTTCAGCTACAACCTCTACGCTAACCTCTTCCCCGGGGCCTTCAAGGGAAGCCCCCAGGGGATTGACCTCCTCCTGGGCAAGACCTTCAACGAGACGGAGGCCGGCATCTACGGCCTCATCACCGGGGTTTCCGCCAAGTACCTGGTCTACTTCACCCTGCTTTCCGGGATGATCGGGGCCCTAGGCCTGGGCAGGGTGGTGGCCAACTACGCCCTGGCCCTGGTGGGCAAACACCCCGCCACCCCGGGCCGGGTCACCGGGGTGGCCAGCGTCTTCATGGGCATGTTCTCGGGCAGCGGGGCCGCGGACACCCAGTTCGTGGCCGCCCTCACCAAGCCCCTCTACGAGCGGGCAGGGTACGAGCGTCTCATCGCCGCCGGCCTGGTGGCCACCGCCGGCACCATCGCCCTCATCACCCCCCCGGTCCTGGGCTCCATCGCCTTCATCATGGTGGAGATCCTCCAGATCCCCCTCCTGAAGGTGATCGTCATGACCATCGGCCCCGCCCTCCTCTACCTCACCACCGTCCTGGCCTTCAACGAGTTCTACGCCCGGAAGGCAGGGCTGAAGGCCGTGGCCCCGGAGCTGGGCATGAGCCGGAGGCGCTACCTCCTGCGCTACGGCTTCATCTTCCTCCCCATCCTCCTCATCGTGGCCATGCTCTACCTGGGGTACGAGGTGCGCACGGCCGCCAGCCTGGCCCTGGTCCTCTTCATCGTCCTCACCTACCTGGACCCCACCTTAAGGCCTAGGGGGGTTGGGCCGGTCCTCGAGGGGCTGGCCGAGGGCTTCCGCACCCTCCTGCCCATCGGCACAGCGGTGACCGCCGCCAACCTCATCTTCGCCATGATGGTCATCTCCGGCCTGCCCTCCAAGTTCAGCCAGCTCCTGCAGCAGGTCTCCGGGGAGAGCCTCCTCCTGGCCACCCTCATCACCGCCGTCTTCAGCCTGGTCCTGGGGATGGGAGTGCCGCCCACGGCCACCTACGTGCTCACCTCGGCCCTCACCGCCCCGGCCATCATCGCCTTGGCCAAGGAAAACGGCATCCCCGAGTCCGCCGCCATCTTCGCCACCCACATGTTCCTCTTCTACTACGCGGTCCTGGCGGACGTGACCCCGCCGGTAGCCCTTTCCGCCTACGCCGCCAGCAGCGTCTTCGGCACCAACCCCCTCCAGACCGGGGTGTACGCCGCCCGGGTGGCCCTGTCCAAGTACCTGGTGGGCTTCTTCTTCCTCCTCTCCTACTCGGGTACCGCCTTGCTCATCGTCCCCGTCCTGGAGAACTCCCCGCCGGCCGAGGCCTGGGCGATGATCCTGGAGCGCTTCCTCTCCGTGGCCGCGGGCATCATCTACCTCTCGGCCTCCGGGGCCGGGTACACCCGCAGGCCCCTAAGGCGCTGGGAGGCCTGGACCCTGGGCCTTCTGGCGGTGATGCTCTTTGTCCCCTACGGTCCCCTGAACCTCCTGGCTTTCCTCCTCGGCCTCCCCTTCTTCTTCAAGGGCTTGACGCCGGCGGGAAAGGGGGCTTAG
- a CDS encoding TAXI family TRAP transporter solute-binding subunit: MRGVLLALLALLGMAAAQKPRVVIATGGVGGVYFYYGTTLAEVWNKAGVAEAQAIQTAASIDNLLLLETRTGGGTFYCGTVLPDSAYLAFTGQHERFRERPAKSARILFAMYPNFLHIVAREGSGIRVVQDLKGKRVSTGAPGSGTEVEALLVLQAAGLSPKDFAKQERLGAQESANALAEGNIDAFFWSGGLPTGAITELSAALARKGQRIYLVPLDPKSTVVQTFQRRFPGLAGPGVIPKATYGARTDTPTLAFWNLFVCPESLPAEAAYALTKATFENLATLRQAVAAARDTSLENAVRFVGGTIPYHEGALRYFREVGALR, translated from the coding sequence ATGAGAGGCGTGTTGCTTGCCCTTTTGGCCCTGTTGGGTATGGCTGCGGCCCAGAAGCCCCGGGTGGTCATCGCCACCGGGGGGGTGGGAGGGGTGTACTTCTACTACGGCACCACCCTGGCCGAGGTCTGGAACAAGGCCGGGGTGGCCGAGGCCCAGGCCATCCAGACCGCGGCCTCCATCGACAACCTCCTCCTCCTGGAAACCCGCACCGGCGGCGGGACCTTCTACTGCGGCACCGTGCTCCCCGACTCCGCCTACCTGGCCTTCACCGGGCAACACGAGCGCTTCCGGGAAAGGCCTGCCAAGAGCGCCCGCATCCTCTTCGCCATGTACCCCAACTTCCTGCACATCGTGGCCCGGGAGGGGTCGGGAATCCGGGTGGTGCAGGACCTGAAGGGCAAGCGGGTCTCCACCGGGGCCCCGGGCTCGGGCACCGAGGTGGAGGCCCTCCTGGTGCTCCAGGCGGCGGGGCTTTCCCCCAAGGACTTCGCCAAGCAGGAGCGCCTGGGGGCCCAGGAGAGCGCCAACGCCCTGGCGGAGGGCAACATTGACGCCTTCTTCTGGTCCGGGGGGCTACCCACCGGGGCCATCACCGAGCTCTCCGCCGCCCTGGCCCGGAAGGGGCAACGCATCTACCTGGTGCCCCTGGACCCCAAGAGCACCGTGGTCCAGACCTTCCAGCGGCGCTTCCCCGGCCTGGCCGGGCCCGGGGTAATCCCCAAGGCCACCTACGGGGCCCGCACCGACACCCCCACCCTGGCCTTCTGGAACCTCTTCGTCTGCCCCGAGAGCCTGCCCGCTGAGGCCGCCTACGCCCTCACCAAGGCCACCTTTGAAAACCTGGCCACCCTGCGCCAGGCGGTGGCCGCCGCCCGGGACACCAGCCTGGAAAATGCGGTGCGCTTCGTGGGGGGCACCATCCCCTACCACGAGGGGGCCTTGCGCTACTTCCGCGAGGTGGGGGCGCTCCGCTAG